One segment of Scleropages formosus chromosome 23, fSclFor1.1, whole genome shotgun sequence DNA contains the following:
- the mrpl24 gene encoding large ribosomal subunit protein uL24m, which yields MRLSALLAMAARLKLPPDYRFPTSRPWSVAAKRLNPPGKKRRKVFVEPIAHEDWSVFRGDMVEILSGKDAGKQGKVVQVFRNRNWVILEGLNTHYRYIGRTPEYRGTYIASEAPLLLKDIALVDPSDRKPTQVEWRFTEEGERVRVSVRTGRIIPKPVFQRKDGIVPQQWKDGPKDTSPEDALEKTYKPSLKTLQEEVMEKLGIEETRRARKSFWY from the exons ATGAGGTTGTCTGCTCTTCTGGCCATGGCGGCACGACTCAAGTTGCCCCCCGACTATCGTTTTCCAACGAGCCGCCCTTGGAGTGTAGCCGCCAAGAGGTTAAACCCTCCGGGCAAGAAGAGGAGAAAGGTTTTTGTGGAACCCATTGCCCATGAAGACTGGTCCGTGTTCAGGGGTGACATG GTGGAGATCCTTTCTGGCAAAGATGCAGGCAAGCAGGGCAAGGTAGTCCAGGTGTTCCGGAACCGTAACTGGGTCATCCTAGAGGGCCTCAACAcg CACTATAGGTACATTGGCAGGACTCCAGAATACAGGGGCACCTATATTGCCAGCGAGGCCCCCCTCCTGCTCAAAGACATTGCTCTCGTTGACCCCTCGGACAG GAAGCCAACACAAGTGGAGTGGAGGTTCACTGAAGAGGGCGAGAGGGTCCGCGTTTCTGTCAGGACAGGCAGGATCATCCCTAAACCGGTGTTCCAGCGTAAAGATGGCATTGTGCCACAGCAGTGGAAAG ATGGCCCCAAGGACACGTCTCCAGAGGATGCTCTGGAGAAGACCTACAAGCCCTCACTGAAGACCTTGCAGGAGGAAGTGATGGAGAAGCTGGGTATTGAGGAGACCAGGAGGGCCAGGAAGAGCTTCTGGTATTGA